From Stenotrophomonas sp. SAU14A_NAIMI4_8:
CCAGCGGACGGTCGACGTTCTGCAGCGCCATCTTCATGCAGCGCACTGCGCCTTCGCCGGACGGTGCCACCATGTCGGCACCGTCGGAGGTCACGCCGTAGCCGATCAGTTCGGCGTAGATGCGTGCACCACGGGCCACGGCGTGGTCGTAATCTTCCAGCACCAGCATGCCGCCGCCGCCGGCAATGACGAAGCCATCGCGGTCCTTGTCATACGGGCGCGATGCGGTGGCCGGGGTGTCGTTGAAGCTGGTGGACAGCGCGCCCATCGCGTCGAACATCACGCTCATCGACCAGTGCAGGTCTTCGCCGCCACCGGCGAACATGATGTCCTGCGCACCGTGGCGGATCATGTCCGCAGCGGCGCCGATGCAGTGCGCCGAGGTGGCGCAGGCGGCCGACAGCGAATAGCTGACGCCCTTGATCTGGAACGCGGTGGCCAGGCAGGCCGACACGGTCGAGCACATCGTGCGCGGCACCATGTACGGGCCAACCTTGCGCACGCCACGGGCGCGCAGCAGGTCCACCGCACCTACCTGCCATTCACTGGAACCACCACCGGAACCGGCGATCAGGCCGGTACGCAGCGCGCTGACCTGTTCCTGGGAAAGGCCGGCATCGGCGATCGCATCGCGCATGGCCACGTAGGCGAAGGCCGCCGCATCGCTCATGAAGCGCTTCTGCTTGCGGTCGATCTGCGCATCCAGATCCATGTCCACGCGGCCGCCAATCTGGCTGCGCAGGCCGGCTTCAGCGTGGTCGGGCAGCGCGGTGATGCCGGCGCGGCCGTCGCGCAGTGCCGACGACACGGTATCCAGATCGTTGCCCAGGCAGGAGGTGATGCCCATGCCGGTAATGACGACGCGACGCATCAGAAGCTCCCGGTTTCGGTGAACAGACCCACGCGCAGGTCGCGGGCGTTGTAGATTTCGCGGTCGTCCACGTACATGCGGGCGTCGGCTTGGGCCATCACCAGCTTGCGGTTGATCACGCGGGTGATGTCGATTTCATAGCGCACCAGCTTTGCTTCCGGCAGCACCTGACCGGTGAACTTCACCTCGCCGCAGCCCAGGGCGCGGCCCTTGCCGGGGGCACCCAGCCAGGTCAGGTAGAAGCCGGTCAGCTGCCACATGGCATCCAGGCCCAGGCAGCCGGGCATCACCGGGTCGCCGATGAAGTGGCAGCCGAAGAACCACAGGTCCGGGCGGATATCCAGTTCGGCACGCACCATGCCTTTGCCATGCGGTCCGCCGTCCTCGCGGATTTCGGTGATGCGGTCGAACATCAGCATCGGGTCGTTGGGCAGCCGGCCGGCGGCGGCGCCGAACAGTTCACCGCGGGCGCTGGCCAGCAGCTGGTCGCGGTTGAACGCGTGGAGACGAGTCATGGAAAGCGCATTCCTGGAAGCGAAAACAAGGCAACAAGCCCCCGAGGATGCACGACGGTTGCAACGGGAATCAAACCGCCACACCGTACGCGTGCGTAGTGTTCTGCGCCGGAATCGCGCATCCCGTTGATGCACAACGACCATACTTTGGCGTCTGGACGGGTACGGTGCAGGTATGATGGCGGCCGACCATGAACGCACTGCGCAAGATCATCCACGTAGACATGGACGCCTTCTATGCGTCGGTGGAGCAGCGCGACGCGCCTTCGCTGCGCGGCAAGCCGGTGGTGGTGGCCTGGCGCGGCGCGCGTTCCGTGGTGTGCGCCGCGTCCTACGAGGCGCGGGTATTCGGCGTGCGCTCGGCCATGCCGGCGCTGCGTGCCGAGCGCCTGTGCCCCGATGCGATCTTCGTTCCGCCCGATTTCGCCCGTTACAAGGCCGTGTCGCGGCAGGTGCGCGAGATCTTCCTGCGCCATACCGACCTGGTCGAACCGCTGTCGCTGGACGAGGCTTACCTGGATGTGACCGAGCCGAAGAGCGGCATGGCACTGGCGACCGATATCGCCCGCACCATCCGCGCGCAGATCCGCGAAGAGACCCAGCTGACTGCTTCAGCCGGCATCGCACCGAACAAGTTCCTGGCCAAGATCGCCTCGGACTGGCGCAAGCCCGACGGCCAGTTCGTCATCCCGCCGCAGCGGGTGGATGCCTTCCTGCTGCCGTTGCCGGTGAACCGGGTTCCCGGCGTGGGCAAGGTGATGGAAGGCAAGCTGGCCGCGCGCGGCATCGTCACCTGTGGCGACCTGCGGCAATGGGCGTTGCCGGACCTGGAAGAAGCGTTCGGCAGTTTCGGCCGCAGCCTGTACAACCGCGCCCGTGGCATCGATGAGCGGCCGGTGGAACCGGACCAGCAGGTGCAGTCCATTTCCTCCGAAGACACCTTCGCCGAAGACCTGCTGCTGGAAGACCTGGCCGAGGCCATCGTGCAGTTGGCAGAGAAGACCTGGAAGGCCACGCGCAAAACCGAACGCATTGGGCATACCGTGGTGCTGAAGCTGAAGACCGCCCAGTTCCGCATCCTGACCCGCAGCTTTACCCCCGAGCGCCCACCCGAATCGGAACAGGAGCTGCGTGACATCGCCCTGGCACTGCGCGCACGCGTGGACCTGCCGGCCGATACCCGTTATCGCCTGGTGGGCGTGGGCCTGGGCGGTTTCCGCGAAAAGGAACCGGTGGTGCAGGGCGAACTGTTCGGGCACGACCCAACCCATCCCACAGAAATCTAGTCGTCAAACATGGGGTCAGAGCCCGTTGCGCAGCAACGGGATCCGACCCCAAGTCCATGAGCGCCGGCCAACTGTCGAAGGCGGGGTGGGTCCGGTTGCGGGGGTGTCCGCAGCATGGATGCCGCGGCCAAGCCTACAGGGACGTATTCACGGCGTCCCCCGCAACCGGACCCACCCCCCCATATCACGGATAGCCCGCTTTTGACGTTGCCTTTGAAGTTGACGTTGAGCAGGTGCAGGGCGCAGCCCTGCAAAAAACTCCCCCTGCCTTACGGCCACTGCATCTCGCCCTTGGCCACCTTCGCACTCAGCTCCAGCGATTCAACGCCGGCCAGCGTCGGGTAGCGCGCCCGCATGGCCTGCACCAGCGCCGCACTGTCCTTGGCCTTGGCCGCTTCAACATCGAACGCACGGATGTAGTCGGCAGTGAAGCGCAACGCACTGGCATCCAGCGCCGCGCCCGGCGCGTAGTGCCCCGGCACCACCACCGTCGGCTTCAGCGCCTGCAACTGCTGCAAGGTCTGCAGCCAGTCCGCGTGCGATTGCGCTGTCTGCGTGTCGGCCATCCACACGTGTTCGCCCGCCACCACCGGAATGCCGCCAACGATCGCACGCAGCGAGGGCACCCACAGCACGCTGCGGTCCGGCGTCGGCCCGTCCAGGCCGATCAGCGGCAGGCGCTGGCCTTCCAGGACCAGTGCATCACCGTCCAGCACCTGCGGTACGACGATGCGCGCGGGTACGTCGGCACCCATCTTCGGCCCCCAGTAGGCCAGCTTGCCAGCCTGGGTCTGCTGGATGTGAGCTACCGTCTGCGCGGTGGCGACGATGCGTGCCTGCGGGAACGCATCCTGCAGCGTGGCCAGGCCGAAGTAGTAATCCGGATCGCCATGGCTGATGTAGATCGTGGCCAGCTGCTTGCCACTGGCGCGGATCTTTTCGACCAGCGCACGTGCGTCGCTGGCAGCGAACTGCGCATCGACCAGGATTGCATCACGACGCCCTTCGATCAGCACCGAGGACACCGCGAACATCGCCTGCGGCCCGGGGTGGAAGGTCTGCAGGTGCAGCTGTGACTTTGCAGCGGTGGTGGTAGCGGGCGCGGCCAGCAGCGGTGCGCT
This genomic window contains:
- the fabB gene encoding beta-ketoacyl-ACP synthase I yields the protein MRRVVITGMGITSCLGNDLDTVSSALRDGRAGITALPDHAEAGLRSQIGGRVDMDLDAQIDRKQKRFMSDAAAFAYVAMRDAIADAGLSQEQVSALRTGLIAGSGGGSSEWQVGAVDLLRARGVRKVGPYMVPRTMCSTVSACLATAFQIKGVSYSLSAACATSAHCIGAAADMIRHGAQDIMFAGGGEDLHWSMSVMFDAMGALSTSFNDTPATASRPYDKDRDGFVIAGGGGMLVLEDYDHAVARGARIYAELIGYGVTSDGADMVAPSGEGAVRCMKMALQNVDRPLDYLNTHGTSTPLGDVTELGAIREVFGDAVPPLSSTKALSGHSLGAASVHEAIYCLLMMRDGFVAGSANITELDPAVEGFPILRESREQKLDTVMSNSFGFGGTNAALVFGRV
- the fabA gene encoding 3-hydroxyacyl-[acyl-carrier-protein] dehydratase FabA; the protein is MTRLHAFNRDQLLASARGELFGAAAGRLPNDPMLMFDRITEIREDGGPHGKGMVRAELDIRPDLWFFGCHFIGDPVMPGCLGLDAMWQLTGFYLTWLGAPGKGRALGCGEVKFTGQVLPEAKLVRYEIDITRVINRKLVMAQADARMYVDDREIYNARDLRVGLFTETGSF
- the dinB gene encoding DNA polymerase IV, with the translated sequence MNALRKIIHVDMDAFYASVEQRDAPSLRGKPVVVAWRGARSVVCAASYEARVFGVRSAMPALRAERLCPDAIFVPPDFARYKAVSRQVREIFLRHTDLVEPLSLDEAYLDVTEPKSGMALATDIARTIRAQIREETQLTASAGIAPNKFLAKIASDWRKPDGQFVIPPQRVDAFLLPLPVNRVPGVGKVMEGKLAARGIVTCGDLRQWALPDLEEAFGSFGRSLYNRARGIDERPVEPDQQVQSISSEDTFAEDLLLEDLAEAIVQLAEKTWKATRKTERIGHTVVLKLKTAQFRILTRSFTPERPPESEQELRDIALALRARVDLPADTRYRLVGVGLGGFREKEPVVQGELFGHDPTHPTEI
- a CDS encoding MBL fold metallo-hydrolase, which encodes MRNALLFFMALALGTASAPLLAAPATTTAAKSQLHLQTFHPGPQAMFAVSSVLIEGRRDAILVDAQFAASDARALVEKIRASGKQLATIYISHGDPDYYFGLATLQDAFPQARIVATAQTVAHIQQTQAGKLAYWGPKMGADVPARIVVPQVLDGDALVLEGQRLPLIGLDGPTPDRSVLWVPSLRAIVGGIPVVAGEHVWMADTQTAQSHADWLQTLQQLQALKPTVVVPGHYAPGAALDASALRFTADYIRAFDVEAAKAKDSAALVQAMRARYPTLAGVESLELSAKVAKGEMQWP